One Plasmodium sp. gorilla clade G2 genome assembly, chromosome: 12 genomic window carries:
- a CDS encoding integral membrane protein GPR180, putative, producing MCKSHNKVFAFFLWIVLFFKNEENVQGKVYQGQFNLKKNEKIHYLTKFSCNIGTCQFSIKMKLRDNITAKLLNNYYKLNNKTLKEMEKDKDDENNHNNNNNNDSKYYQNNNESNKLLHMDYDNAYYVLSNQDFEYIPQRVTLMQDIEQKYVNKNDKCYAFGKLKHSHKFNIPFYFKYSDLVNSKTYNLKNFINNKYSMSFNAIHSELKNNKMIQSEILNYGSLLNEKNSNYAYKEIYAKTTHRVHVWFLMFDDCYDNFIRNLKLNIKTKIAYWEYLLHASKKFDISSLNDIHIRDNTSYNDLQNEEIDKDIYDNNNMNENKNRSIFYKSFNFDKITLLENPKRFLFLEEQFTKSEINDISFFLKYYQFKKMKNFNNMYNNLYKNGYYEQVIDYIYQNEGFHIEYEVNIFQTNNSHFSYELLYSPILTFILTILYILLIFNYGSTLIQNITSKSHKHAMILSVAIVIFIQLLSNSLLLIHLFVYSKNGIGIEFFKISFNILNFLAQIIMCTMLLSLSYGFTIFEASFDIILRIKVIFIIITIFHIILVILDNTYIMETSSKFFDNDNVTGYIIFVLRISLAILYHFNINNLFTMSKIKPIRNFLKKLYVYGLFYIFSFPIIFIICYIFDTYWRQRFMLFGTALLQFISTYFITKMSLTNSEYFKVSDMSASDLPGATSSWFNQKIHTY from the exons ATGTGTAAAAGTCACAACAAAGTTTTTGCTTTTTTCTTATGGatagtattattttttaaaaatgaggAGAATGTACAAGGAAAGGTATATCAAGGACAATTTAAtctgaaaaaaaatgagaaaattcattatttaaCAAAATTCAGTTGTAATATAGGAACTTGTCAATTTAGTATTAAAATGAAACTTAGAGATAATATAACAGCTAAATTGCTTAATAACTATTATAAgcttaataataaaactttGAAGGAAATGGAAAAAGACAAAGATGATGAGAACAaccacaataataataataataatgatagtaaatattatcagaataataatgaaagtAATAAACTACTTCATATGGATTATGATAATGCTTATTATGTATTAAGTAATCAGGACTTTGAATATATACCTCAAAGAGTAACACTCATGCAAGATATCGAAcaaaaatatgttaataaaaatgataaatgtTATGCCTTTGGTAAATTAAAACATTCTCATAAGTTTAATatacctttttattttaaatattcagaTTTAGTTAATagtaaaacatataatttaaaaaattttattaataataaatattccaTGTCTTTTAATGCTATACACagtgaattaaaaaataataaaatgattcaatccgaaatattaaattatggatcattattaaatgaaaaaaattctaATTATGCAtacaaagaaatatatgCTAAAACAACACATCGAGTACACGTTTGGTTTTTAATGTTTGATGATTGTTATGATAATTTCATAcgtaatttaaaattaaatataaagacaAAAATAGCTTATTGGGAATATTTATTGCACGCTTCCAAGAAGTTTGACATATCAAGTTTAAATGATATTCATATAAGAGACAACACTAGTTATAATGACCttcaaaatgaagaaattgataaagatatatatgataataataatatgaatgagaATAAGAATAGGtccatattttataaatcgTTCAATTTCGATAAAATAACTCTTTTAGAAAATCCTAAaagatttttatttctaGAAGAACAATTCACAAAAAGTGAAATTAatgatatatcattttttcttaaatattACCAATTTAAAAAGATGAAGAATTTTaacaatatgtataataatttatataagaatGGATATTATGAACAGGttattgattatatatatcaaaatgaaGGATTTCATATTGAATATGaagttaatatatttcaaacaAATAATTCACATTTTTCATATGAATTACTTTATTCACCTATacttacatttatattaactattctatatatacttttaatatttaattatggTAGTACTcttatacaaaatattacatCTAAAAGTCATAAACATGCAATGATACTATCTGTAgctattgttatttttatacaattACTATCTAACTCATTATTACTAAtccatttatttgtttattcaaAGAACGGAATAGGAATTGAATTCTTTAaaatttcatttaatatattaaatttctTAGCACAAATAATTATGTGCACAATGTTACTTTCTTTGAGTTACGGTTTTACCATATTTGAGGCTTCCTTcgatataatattaagaattaaggttatctttataattatcacCATATTTCAC ATAATTTTGGTCATATTGGATAACACCTATATAATGGAAACCTCTTCTAAATTTTTcgataatgataatgtaaCTGGGTAcataatatttgttttaagAATATCACTAgctattttatatcattttaatataaacaatttatTTACAATGTCTAAGATTAAACCAATTCgtaactttttaaaaaaattgtatgTATACGGactgttttatattttttcatttcctatcatttttatcatttgcTATATATTTGATACATATTGGAGGCAAAGATTCATGTTATTTGGGACAGCTCTTTTGCAATTTATatctacatattttattacaaaaaTGTCCTTAACAAATTCAGAATATTTTAAAGTTTCCGATATGTCTGCAAGTGATCTCCCTGGAGCAACATCCAGTTGGTTCAAtcaaaaaatacatacatattaa